The Hoplias malabaricus isolate fHopMal1 chromosome X2, fHopMal1.hap1, whole genome shotgun sequence genomic interval TTTTAACTCGGTACTCTCCAGTTAGAACCAGATAGAATTATTAAATGCACTTTTGTATGCACGCTTGTAAATGAGACACTCTTGTATGTTGGCTGGTGCATGCTACTTTGGTTGCGTGTTTGTTGTAACAGTCATTCTTGGCTATTTTTCACACCACATCAGATGACCTTTTTGTCAAACTAGTCACCTCTCTGCTTTGTGCAATCTGCCAAAGAAAAACGATGATACTCTGGCTGAGGAGATTAATCAAAGCCAAACGTATAAAATTATGATAGATCATAATCTCTGATACTCGTGATAATATCTAGATAAATATCAGATGCTCCATGTACCACTTTgggggcgcagcaggttagtgtcgcagtcacacagctccagggacctggaggttgtgggttcgattcccactccgggtgactgtctgtgaggagttagtgtgttctccctgtgtccgcgtgggtttcctccaggtgctccggtttcctcccaacgtccaaaaacacacatttgtaggtggattggcgactcaaattggaccttgcgcccaatgattccaggtaggctctggacccaccccgaccctgaactggataagggttacagataatgaataaatgttccAGAAATTAAGAGgtattaaaatgtttaagtGTCCCAATTATGAACAGTGGAATTAGATGACTATAAGCATCTACACCAGGACAAAGTTTTATAGACTGAGGTTGTATCTCATTCAACAAATTATGCACAATCATTCTGTCATTATCATATTGATCATATGACTTTAAATATTGTTGTTTTAAAGATTTGTAAACATTATTTTCCATATGGATTAAACATGGAATGTTAATTTGGTATTTGCACATTAAAGTTAGCAGAATTTAGTTTCAGATTCTTGTCTCATATCTGTTTAAACAGGATGGTGTGTACCTGTCTCTGCAAGCCATTGTAGACTGGTTCAGAGAGATTGTAGGAGTTCCTATGGAAACAAAATACAACAGTGTACTTTTTGGAGGTAATCATTTCTTTCacctttttaaatttataaCACAAAAAGATTTGTTTTTAACCGAGAATGATGTTTTCTCCATATTCAACATTTTAGGCCTAATTGGCTCGCTGTACTCTATGCTACAGTTTATTTCTTCTCCTGTGATTGGAGCTTCATCAGACAAACATGGGAGAAAACCTCTGCTGCTTTTAACAACTGTGAGTACAGTGGGGTTTATGAATCTATTTTATCATCAATATGTGGCTTTTCTTCACAAGCTAAACTTAAGGAATGCTTAATACATGAAAATAGTTTTTCATCCTTGATGAGCTGCACCTCTTTGAAATGGTTTATTACTACTAAGTGTGAATTTTAACAGGAAAACACAATATTTCAATTGTTTGCCAAAGCCCGGGCAGGACAATGGTAATGATTGCAAGgctgttatattttatatttggctTTTCTCCGTTTTGACAGACGGGGCTGATATTTTCCTACATTCTGTGGGCGGTTTCCCACAGTTTTAGTGTTTTCCTTCTGTCTCGTGTTGTGGGAGGTATATGTAAAGGCAATGTCAGCCTCTGCACTGCTGTTGTGGCTGACCTGCCTTGCCCTAAAGCAAGAAGCAAAGGAATGGTGAGTCGCTATTAGTGTCTGATTTCTTCAGTAATATCAAACAAGTGTATTTAACATAGAGATATTAAGTATGTTCttcaaaaaatgaaaacaaatataatcAACTTTTAGTATTTAGaattttattaataacattCTGCATCAGGTGGTTAATTTTTACCTTCCCTATCTGTATCTCTGTATTTTAGCTTAACATGCTCATAATTGTGAGATTGTGTGATTCCTCACTACTGCATGCATAAATTGAATACACATGAAGGTGTTTACATTTCTCCCTAATAATCATTGTGAATATACTGTACATATTTAATACACTGCCAAGCTATATTTTAAAGTAGATTTGAAATGCCTTGAAAAGTTTTACGTGGACATTGTGGTGACTAATCTGTAGTAATTTTCTCACTAGGCAATGATAGGTGTTGCGTTTTCTTTGGGCTTCACTCTGGGGCCGATAATGGGAGCTTACTTTGTGCTGAAGTTGGCAAATACTGAGCTTTTCTACCAGGGCCCAGCTTTTCTTGCAGTTTTCTTCTCCATAGCAGATCTGTGTTTCATATTTCTCATGCTTCCGGAGACTTTGCATAAGGACAAGAAGGTAAGAAAAAATGactgttaaaaatgtacaaCTATATGTCTAGTAAAGTTGGGATGCTGTATAAagtgtgaataaaaacagaatataattaaatgttttaaaccaaacatttaattgaAGACAGTACAAAGACGGTATTTCAAATACTAAAACAGAGAAATGTTTTTTGAAATATACccattttaaactttaaatttgaTGTCTGCTTCACATTCCAGAAAGCTGGGATGGAGCATCAAACATtgcactttgtttacattttgcacagcatctcACATTTTGGAAATAGTGTTGGaacattaaattacatattatacTGTCATCCATATTAACGTTTGCTGCTTATAGCTCTTTGAAACTGACAAAAGTAGAAAGTACTGTAGTATGATTTCAAATCTGATTCAAATTCATAAATGGTTTTACACATCACAATGCACAATAATAATTGTAGCTTATATATAATGTTTCTTCAACCAAGGGCCCCTTAGACAGCTCAGGTGTTCAGGACATAGGAGACCTGCTCAGTCCATTGGCTCTTTTCAACTTCTCTGCAGTCACAAGAACAAAAGAACCACCATCAAAACAACGTAAGCTTATTTTCTGATAATGaagttttaatatataatttatattataacACATCTGTAGAACATGACTTCAAAACTATCTGTAGGTCTGTGTTCACACTTGACAGAAATGGCTCTGTTACATAATACATACACCACTGTTGCCACTAGGGATGCAAAATCTTAAAGTCCTTGGCTGGGTCTACTTCACCTACCTCTTCCTTTTCTCTGGGCTGGAGTTCACTCTGAGCTTCTTGACACATCAGCGTTTTCAGTTCTCCAGGTAAGTCTCACCAGATGTGACCGATTATTTGTATTTCATACTCTTCATAGTAGTTTGGCTCCTGGTTTTCCACTCATTCAAGATTCAAGAGACTGAAAAATTATATGAATGGCTAGATGAAACTGCTTATTTCTGCTTCAGTCTTAATGAAAATCTCTAATTTTCTCATTTAAATCCTATAACTGTGAAAACAAACGTGTCAACAGCCTTGACACATTTGGTAATTAATGGAGATGATGTGATAAAAAGCCAGTAATAGCTGCTTTTGCTTCttcattatttgtttaattctgtaattacaatatatataaatgtaatatttttttcagtatgCAACAAGGGAAGATGTTTTTCTTCATTGGAATCACCATGGCAGCGTTCCAAGGTGGATATGCCCGTAGGATCAAACCAGGGCGCCAGATCCAGACAGTCAGAGTGGTAATGTCttatttttttgtgcttttctaaAACCTTCATAAACCTATACACTATGagtaatataataaatgtatactATTCAAGCAAAAAACAAGGTACTGAATgaacataaaaatgatcaacACGTGAGTTTATTCCATttttaacgttttttttttttaggcaaTAATATTACTGATTCCAGCCTTTCTGCTCATTGGCCTTGCTCAGACCTTGACTGTGCTCTACAGTGGCCTGTTTTTGTATTCCTTTGGTAAGCACATGGCTGATTTCTGATGAAAGGATTTTATACAGAGAAGAGTCATTTTGCCAACTTCTACATGTGTTCTTTTATACAGCGGCTGCCATTGTTGTGCCATGTCTTTCAGCACAAGTTTCTGGACATGGTGAGctggtttatatatatttccagattcagaaaaaaacttttgaTTAAGGATAACAGAAACAGTGCACTTTATTTGTACTATAGAGGTACTGTAGTATTTAATTTGAGGTTTATTATATTCCCAGCAGTGTGAATAGCTGTGTTATGCTGTCTTTACATTAGGCACTGCCAGTCAGAAGGGCACAGTGATGGGTATCCTCCGCAGCCTGGGAGCACTGGCACGGGCATTAGGGCCAATTGTGGCCTCATCAGGTGACTaatctttttttattgtatatctgaagaacaaagaaacaacCTTTACTCTTATTACAGCAGCATATCATATTATTGAAAGCACTTCAGGAAGTTACTGAGATACTTACactcattaataaataatttttgaccattttgtttGAGTTCTTCTATTTGTTGACAACAGATATACATACAGTTAAACTGTAGAAACTCTTCTGTTTTCTCCTgtattcttctttttattattgcaCCTATGAGTGCTGGTGTACCTAAAGAGTCATAATTAATTTGATCATGTCTGGAAGTTTTATCTGGAATATCTCTTATTTAATGGGGAACTATTGTTATGTTCTTTAATGTCCTACATACGTAAATAATCTCTATTCTGTTTTGCAGACTTATATCatgcattaaaataatttttagttGAAAAACAGCTTAATTTCAGGATAAatgcaaatgtatttttttcttgacATAAAACCAATTCATTTTTTAATGGCAGTTTTGCAGCTTagtttatacattcattcattatctgtaaccgcttatccagttcaggatcgtggtgggtccagagcctacccagaatcattgggcgcaaggtgggaatacaccctggagggggcgccagtccttcacagggcaacacacacacacattcactcacacactgacacctactgacacttttgagtcgccaatccacctaccaacgtgttttattttttaaatttttttatttattattattattattttttgactgtgggaggaaactgaagcacccggaggaaacccacgtggacacggggagaacagaccaactcctcacagacagtcacccggagcgggaatcgaacccacaacctccaggcccctggagctgtgtgatactacctgctgcaccaccgcacCGCCCTTAGTTTATACATACCCTGAGAAAATTTAGCAATCGATTTGGAAACATTAATACCTTACATCATTTAACTATATTAAGCTCTAACATTTAAAATGGCAAGAACAAATGTTCTGATTATATGGACATATTTCTTTCTTGGTATTTAAGAACCAATGTATTCACATGTTCCTCCCAcagccaaaaaacaaaaacccatgTTTATAGGTAAATTGTCTTTGCAAAACTGTccattgttgtgtgtgtgactgagtgagtgtatgatgccTTGTGAttgactggtgccctgtccaggaaGTGTGCCTTATGCCTAGCAGTTTCTTAGACTCAACACGACCTTGAACAGGataaaggaatgaaaaaaatgaatggtaGTTCACAAATCtgaatattgtaatatttctaTTGCAGTGTACTGGCTGGCTGGAGGAGAGATGTGCTTTATCATCAGTTCAGCCTTCTTCATTGCTCCCCTGCTCCTACTTAGAAGActagagagacacaaagaggATTAAGAACAATGATGCTTTCTACAAGAAAAGTGCCTTTCCCACATTTTACTGGCCATAATAGGggatgtgtttacattttatatgGTACTATAATATGTTTTTCATGTATTGCAATcaatgtcagtgtttttttaacATTGGAGTAAACAAGTGTCAGCATTAACACCTATCACAGTGTAGGCAAAACAAAAGATACTGATCAAATTACTGAACAAATTAGTAAgttaatttaaatatgtagTGGGACAGACTTAAAACTGAGCAGTCTCTTTTACTGTgcatttttgtaaatgtaaataaaggggattatttttttgtattatcaATAAACATATTGTCACATTAGGCCTGGGTAAtagtttatataattatatctaTGATTCTTgctaaataattatatatttttttacaactTCATGAACTTTTGGGGGTAGTATTTTAAATTGTTGCCCACAAAATTATAGATGGGAATGAGTCAAGGGCTGTATATAAAGCAGGTTACGTTTAATTCCTCTGTGAGGAAACCTAGAAGCTATGTGAGAAAGATTAAACATCAGAAGGAAGCTCTATGAGAATTAATAAATCTCAGAAGCTGTGATGAATCTCAGAAGGTCTGTGGGGTGGCGCTGTATGACAGAAGTATGTGTGCTCTCCAGCTGACTGGTTGCTAAGGAAGTGAAAATGTTTGCAGTGATGCTTGGAGGTAAAGGTAACgtgctgtaaatgtattttaatatatatgctacgtttaaacaaatgtgtaaatttACTTTATTGCCCTCTACGAGTTGCTTATGTTTGATAGAAAAGCTGGCCTTAACTACAAATAGACGAAACCATTTTATTGTCACCTCACGATAGCTACAGCGCGTCCTTCCCGTGTTGTTAGCATGAAgctccgctccaccttaaattgtggaGCCGTTATATTAGCTACATGTTAATGGAAACGGAAAAGTCAAGGTGAAAACTTAAGCTTAGTGCTGGGAACACTGGTAAAAAATATCGCTGTGGATGTCGTAATGATTAGTGATATAAAAACGTGAATGATACCGCATTTAAATGCAGCcgttgcaccatttaaggtggaccagagaATCGAATAAGCCAAATTCAGCTTCGTGATATCGATTACAGTTAGCTGTCAGAAACCCTAATAAACAACTGCTGTTTAATTATATAAGCCAACAAAAAAGCCTATTCCTGCCTTTTGTGCTTCATTAAAATGCAGTGTGATTCAAGGTTAGCGTTTGTTAACTAACTTTACCGAAGGGCATTCCAAGAATTTTAAATTGTACAGTAAATTTAAACTAATTACCTACGTTTCCGTCAAACACGCAAAGcgtagtgtgtgtaaatgttagtTTAAGTCAAGTCCGTTAATTAATTTCACTGACTAGTTTGTTTTGAAGTGGTTAGTGATATCTATAATGAGTTGGAAAATAAAGGATGTCCCCTGACTCTCTTCATTTTCCATTTATGCAATGTTTCCAGAGATGTTCACGATGCATCTCAGGACACtttgatatttaaatatctCTATAGAGTGCTATTTTAATGAATAACAATATAGACAGTCTacatgaaaacaacaacaaccaaaaaaaaaatctccctaAATGAATACAGCCCATTGTGGACCATGTTGGCGCTGGCATGCCATCGTTTATTGAATAAAGGACGCCCAGCTGGGTcccattaataaatatattacatttttattacagaaatataaaacattttctaaacattgtttgttcatgtaagttttttttctctcactgaTAGCATGAGAAAATATGAAGGCCATGGcacatgtttaaaaacaagTGTGAGAATAGGATGAATGAGAATGGAGAAATCATTGTCCCATTTCAACCTGAAGATAATGTTAGGCCAGAAGACCCACATTACAGGAAGGACAGCCTTGACATAGATGGTGAGAGTAATGGATCCAACAAAGACCCGCTCAGAGGTACCAAAAAGTCCAGAGAGGTACTCCAAATCCCCCAGGATGAAATGAGCCTGAGTCCCTACCAGCCACATCCACCCTCCCTCCCCAAGCCTCCCAGTGTGGGGAAGGGGAATAGAAACATCTCATTTGAGGAAAAGATCAGGAGGAGGCGACTTAGGAGCAGTCAAGAGAGCCTCACCGATCCAACTGAGACAGGCTCTTCAACAGATTCGCTTAAGGAAGACTCGATACCTGCAATAAACACTGCTGTAGGTTTAAAGAATGGCCAAATCTTTGGTAGAAGTGACTTTACCCGGGCAGCGGGGGAGTCCCCACCTTTTCGGGATCGATGTAGCAGCCTTCCTGAGGCAGACAAACATCCTCACGGGCACAGTTGTCAAGCTGAGCAGCGACAAAAACCATCCAAAGTTATCCTGTCCCCTCTGCAGCCCCCAGGAGTGTTTCCTGCATTGGAGTACAACGTCGCCTCCATGTCCTTAAGGACCACTAATCGGATTGACAGGGATTGTTTGGATTATGGCAAAAGGGGCATGGCAGTAAGACTGCACAGGAACTTCAGTGACAGCCGGCTTTTGGAGACCATGGTGTCGGACAGCGCTTCTGTAAATTCCATGAAGTCCACTTTTAGTGCACTGAATCCAATCCGACCCAAGGATGTGAGGAACAGGTAGagtcttttccttttctttggGGTGTTTAGTCTGCACTCTTATGGCTCCAGTGGGGCTAAGCTCTTGCCACGTATCTTTCATTTACTTCCGGGTTCAGTGTTCTGCTAGTTAAGCTGTCATACTGCTATTTGAATGATCCATGTTTAACCATGCAGCTTGCCAACTGTTGCTATGACTAAGCAGTCTCTGTTGCATGTCTCTGTTGCTTATTATTGTTCACTGCTGTCAAAAATAATGAGCTCTGCTCTACACCTAACTGTACTTGGACTCCTATGAAAATTTATAAACATGTAAGTCTCAAAGCCTACTATCTATTTACACTTCTTTTCTGATGAGGTTAATTCTTCATTTAGGTTATTTTTAGTTACGTTCATTTCATAACTCAGAGAGATGCGTTCAGCACATGCTGCTTTACTCATGGGTTCCATAATTCATTAAAGAATATAAACTTTTTGCTCATGACTTGGATTCTGGTCAAGATATAAACCACTGAATTTGTTTAGTGATTCTGTAGTCAGCATTATAACACTGTTATAAACTTCAggtctgtttttaaataaaatatacgaCTGCCTGCTGCTGGTTTCAGGAGCTTTATGGAGGGCAGTCTCCTGGCCAGCGGAGCCTTACTTGGGCCTG includes:
- the LOC136676645 gene encoding major facilitator superfamily domain-containing protein 10-like, with product MAGDKSSPEDGRSSKIIRVVFFALLLDLLGFTLILPLLPSILDNYSQTEDGVYLSLQAIVDWFREIVGVPMETKYNSVLFGGLIGSLYSMLQFISSPVIGASSDKHGRKPLLLLTTTGLIFSYILWAVSHSFSVFLLSRVVGGICKGNVSLCTAVVADLPCPKARSKGMAMIGVAFSLGFTLGPIMGAYFVLKLANTELFYQGPAFLAVFFSIADLCFIFLMLPETLHKDKKGPLDSSGVQDIGDLLSPLALFNFSAVTRTKEPPSKQRMQNLKVLGWVYFTYLFLFSGLEFTLSFLTHQRFQFSSMQQGKMFFFIGITMAAFQGGYARRIKPGRQIQTVRVAIILLIPAFLLIGLAQTLTVLYSGLFLYSFAAAIVVPCLSAQVSGHGTASQKGTVMGILRSLGALARALGPIVASSVYWLAGGEMCFIISSAFFIAPLLLLRRLERHKED